The Parus major isolate Abel chromosome Z, Parus_major1.1, whole genome shotgun sequence genome has a window encoding:
- the LOC107198367 gene encoding uncharacterized protein LOC107198367: MSCPDGYWPSPMELKCVILKPREGSVVPRSGWIVRNGTDTWHHMEENLTCVEVLQVDPESLKISSTSIKLNWTCMHPDMCQHIRARCRLEHHPSSNCEAKEVKGEEILQGQEGTFTCSPLQPFTVYSVTISLLPRTILYTRFLTTKETVPDKPENLLMDVSTGTLRWKALPSCKGEIIGYQVPGIHVGCPWSLSPCLELCAGSLRRDLNITTMRAEDGGFLGFSQVLVNQSVSEYVPPNQRAGRKYLVTVQGLTAAGAGAAAELEFKTYIQGWLGRLPDPPAGAMAQGSVPQSLPLPCPSRCAGRGTLSCCLSLQQGLDTHFHRGADTQQQGWGHCWCTAQPVTPTPLCVFFEGPWPVSAVIVVVVVVLLIPLSAGILWFLLSRRKKALPSKAEEDHYTELQPYENVHEGNYCVMETFLEKDAGKCGQAGEPSPKPLPVLESSGQSEQ; the protein is encoded by the exons ATGAGCTGCCCTGATGGGTACTGGCCTTCACCCATGGAGCTTAAATGTGTGATATTGAAGCCAAGGGAAGGTTCCGTGGTTCCTCGTAGTGGCTGGATAGTGAGGAATGGCACAGACACCTGGCACCATATGGAGGAGAATTTGACCTGTGTTG AAGTCCTCCAGGTTGACCCTGAGAGTCTGAAGATTTCCAGCACCAGCATCAAACTGAACTGGACCTGCATGCACCCTGACATGTGCCAGCATATTCGGGCCAGGTGCCGGCTGGAGCACCATCCCTCTTCAAACTGTGAGGCTAAGGAGGTGAAAGGAGAAGAGATACTACAAGGCCAGGAGGGAACATTCACCTGCTCCCCTTTGCAGCCCTTCACTGTCTACAGTGTCACCATCTCCCTGCTGCCTAGAACAATCCTGTACACACGGTTCCTCACGACAAAGGAAACGG TGCCAGACAAACCAGAAAACCTGTTGATGGATGTCAGCACGGGGACCCTCAGGTGGAAGGCACTGCCCTCCTGCAAAGGGGAGATTATTGGATACCAGGTACCAGGAATCCATGTGGGGTGCCCGTGGTCCCTCTCACCttgcctggagctctgtgcaggCAGCCTGAGGAGAGAT CTGAACATCACCACCATGAGAGCAGAGGACGGCGGCTTCCTCGGATTCAGTCAGGTGTTGGTGAACCAGTCTGTCTCTGAGTATGTGCCACCTAATCAGAGAGCTGGCAGGAAATACCTGGTGACAGTGCAGGGCCTGAcggcagctggggctggggctgcagcagagctggaattcaAAACCTACATCCAGG gatGGCTGGGCAGGCTGCCAGACCCTCCAGCTGGGGCCATggcacagggctctgtgccccagagcctccctctgccctgcccaagCAGATGTGCAGGCAGGGGAACACTGTCTTGCTGCCTGTCTCTGCAGCAGGGTCTGGACACACATTTCCACAGAGGTGCAGACACccagcagcaaggctggggcCACTGCTGGTGCACGGCCCAGCCTGTGACACCCACTCCTCTCTGTGTGTTCTTTGAAGGCCCTTGGCCTGTGTCAGCAGTCATTgtagtggtggtggtggtgctgttGATCCCCTTGTCTGCCGGGATCCTCTGGTTCCTGCTGTCCAG AAGAAAGAAGGCCTTGCCCAGCAAAGCCGAGGAGGATCACTACACAG agctccagccctATGAGAATGTACATGAGGGTAATTACTGTGTGATGGAGACTTTCCTTGAGAAAGATGCAG GTAAatgtggccaggctggagagccaTCTCCCAAGCCCTTGCCTGTTCTGGAATCCTCAGGACAGTCAGAGCAGTGA
- the LOC107215990 gene encoding B-cell differentiation antigen CD72-like, translated as MAQLYADLRFAKVMGGRSMANQALEAAFGMNEAESPYENTQPALAGQDGDGAEPSPGRWSRRWCIPVGLLATCLLLVATVALGVCYWQVTRSLQDTSRKHASEQGHLSQELRAREQSLEQTQLELAWARAELQQAWREGNISQLELDRLNMELRRVTGVLGKTEREVQEVQGRLNSSENTVALLRSCTAIDCCPSGWLLYRGKCLFISSEKKTWEDSRDECEKTYSQLLVTKSWSRWTVPTFLKNADVPYWIGLQKGSFPWYDYGWLEEEDPENEGASEAWFWVDGSLYERPWQSKSNGTCAIISRGSIKPAQCTGPSDLHLWICEKAAGPSLPFR; from the exons ATGGCACAGCTTTATGCTGACCTGAGGTTTGCCAAAGTGATGGGGGGCCGGAGCATGGCCAACCAGGCGCTGGAGGCAG CCTTCGGCATGAACGAGGCAGAGAGCCCCTATGAGAACACTCAGCCAGcactggcagggcaggatggggatggagcagagcccagcccag GGCGCTGGTCCCGTCGGTGGTGCATCCCTGTGGGTCTGCTGGCAACTTGCCTGCTGCTAGTGGCCACTGTGGCTCTGGGGGTTTGCT ACTGGCAGGTCACCCGCAGCCTGCAGGACACGTCCCGCAAGCACGCGTCTGAGCAGGGCCACCTGTCACAGGAGCTGAGGGCAcgggagcagagcctggagcagacACAACTGGAACTGGCATGGGCCAGAGCGGAGCTGCAGCAAGCGTGGCGCGAGGGCAACATcagccagctggagctggacagACTGAACATGGAACTGCGTCGTGTCACGGGGGTCCTGGGCAAGACAGAGAGGGAGGTGCAGGAGGTGCAGGGGAGGCTCAACAGCAGCGAGAACACCGTGGCCCTCCTGCGCTCCTGCACAGCCATAG ATTGCTGCCCTTCGGGCTGGCTGCTCTACAGGGGCAAGTGCCTCTTCATCTCCTCGGAGAAGAAGACATGGGAAGACAGCAGAGATGAGTGTGAGAAGACATATTCTCAGCTCCTGGTCACCAAATCCTGGAGTCGTTGGACTGTGCCG ACCTTCCTGAAGAATGCAGATGTCCCATACTGGATTGGATTGCAGAAGGGCAGTTTTCCCTGGTATGACTATGGCTGGCTGGAGGAAGAGGACCCAGAGAATGAGGGGGCCTCGGAGGCCTGGTTCTGGGTGGATGGCTCCCTTTATGAAAG GCCGTGGCAGTCAAAGTCGAATGGAACCTGTGCCATAATAAGCCGTGGGAGCATCAAACCCGCCCAGTGCACTGGTCCCAGTGACCTGCACCTCTGGATCTGTGAGAAGGCAGCAGGGCCAAGCCTCCCTTTCAGATGA
- the LOC107215834 gene encoding uncharacterized protein LOC107215834, which produces CVLPVPDKPQQLWLDPDRGSLRWNSLPSCNGEIIGYQLSITARRAGDSSVLETERLRLNGSVTEHRLPEHSPGSSYTVTIQGLTAAGAGPALMRDFDSDSSDTPHRRGSGCRSVRDIAPSQGTAVLPLRPLAPAPGAAREHQLIVAATHNASLIEGICSGRPQLSNASVYVAALLNLTAPTDFVLGDGSRGPGQHNAALRPGRDYTALLRLSRLWPQAEKVTCVCYSFSVGQTAVQWHGIVIGLVVLLVVLLVVAVILWFVLSKKKKYLPNKTKEDN; this is translated from the exons TGTGTGCTTCCAGTGCCAGACAAACcgcagcagctgtggctggatcCCGACAGGGGCTCTCTCCGCTGGAACTCGCTGCCCTCCTGCAACGGGGAGATCATCGGATACCAG CTGAGCATCacagccaggagggcaggggacagcagcgTGCTGGAGACGGAGCGGCTGCGCCTCAATGGCTCCGTCACCGAGCACCGGCTGCcggagcacagccctggcagcagctaCACCGTGACGATCCAGGGGCTGACGGCTGCTGGAGCCGGGCCCGCGTTGATGAGGGACTTTGACAGCGACAGCTCCG ACACCCCGCACCGCCGGGGCAGCGGCTGCCGCAGCGTGCGCGACATCGCCCCGTCCCAAGGCACGGCCGTGCTTCCCCTGCGCCCCCTCGCCCCGGCCCCCGGGGCAGCCAG GGAGCACCAGCTCATCGTGGCCGCCACGCACAACGCCTCGCTCATCGAGGGCATCTGCTCGGGCCGGCCGCAGCTCTCCAACGCCAGCGTCTACGTGGCCGCTCTTCTCAACCTCACCGCCCCCACCGACTTCGTGCTGGGCGACGGCAGCCGCGGCCCGGGCCAGCACAACGCTGCCCTCCGCCCGGGCCGGGACTACACGGCCCTGCTGCGCCTCAGCCGCCTCTGGCCGCAG GCAGAGAAGGTCACCTGTGTCTGCTACAGCTTCTCTGTCG GGCAGACTGCGGTCCAGTGGCATGGGATTGTGATTGGACTGGTTGTGCTGTTGGTAGTCCTCCTTGTGGTTGCAGTCATCCTGTGGTTTGTGCTCTCCAA gaaaaagaagtatttgCCCAACAAAACTAAGGAGGATAATTAA
- the TESK1 gene encoding dual specificity testis-specific protein kinase 1: protein MALGVLGGTDMEWEKLPRRPGEGEGEAAGPWPGCGRLRPSSYWALRSAVSTLARIDDFYCEKIGAGFFSEVFKVRHRQSGQIMVLKMNKLTSNRGNMLREVQLMNRLSHPNILRFMGVCVHQGQLHALTEYINGGNLEQLLDSPVPLSWSMRVKLALDIARGLHYLHSKGIFHRDLTSKNCLVRCEASGYTAVVGDFGLAEKIPTYSEGSEKEPLAVVGSPYWMAPEVLRGEIYNEKADVFAYGIILCETIARVPADPDYLPRTEDFGLDITTFRTMVGIDCPAAFLQLAFHCCSMEPTSRPSFLEITQCLESILQHQLGTEGARATLFGIGESLPASGTTATLTGVARRSASHNEQSPLRELGTQHLQPDQRLSRSQSDMFPPKSPALLWPLEPYSGARSKETSLRVNPFSQREDLKGGKIKLFDTPSKSVISLTFDLPPPAPLELGNPVTPEPAMEVQCDFSAPTTSPRKCHSLPSSPELPHRGGLELGVGSSQPPDDPQPPTLLPPPAWGGASTPSCRAEEQMDCGPDSSEPPKPTSLPLNSNFIRTASSGTRPWQPDVRAPNRLLINNNHVMVSKPLAWGSGLEHGFSELSISCAAALERTERSAMLPGHSSGAMLEQDEVLPCPGCCLSPFSFSFASICHRPAPSPPRYQNLNCEAKSLICHDRGQHQKAPGPVLAEPSLKLPEAQS, encoded by the exons ATGGCGCTGGGGGTGCTCGGCGGGACCGACATGGAGTGGGAGAAGCTGCCGCGGCGGCCCGGGGAGGGCGAGGGGGAGGCGGCGGGGCCGTGGCCGGGCTGCGGGCGGCTGCGGCCCTCCTCGTACTGGGCGCTGCGCAGCGCCGTCTCCACCCTGGCGCGCATCGACGACTTCTACTGCGAGAAGATCGGGGCCGGCTTCTTCTCCGAGGTCTTCAAG GTGCGGCACCGCCAGTCGGGGCAGATCATGGTGCTGAAGATGAACAAGCTGACCAGCAACCGGGGCAACATGCTACGGGAGGTGCAGCTGATGAACCGCCTCTCGCACCCCAACATCCTCAG GTTcatgggtgtgtgtgtgcaccaGGGACAGCTGCATGCACTGACGGAG TACATCAATGGTGGgaacctggagcagctgctggacagCCCTGTGCCCCTCTCCTGGTCCATGCGTGTCAAGCTGGCCCTCGACATCGCCCGTGGCCTACACTACCTGCACTCCAAGGGCATTTTCCACCGCGACCTCACCTCCAAG AACTGCCTGGTACGCTGCGAAGCCAGCGGCTACACTGCTGTAGTGGGCGACTTCGGCTTGGCGGAAAAGATCCCCACCTACAG TGAGGGCAGTGAGAAGGAGCCACTGGCCGTGGTGGGCTCCCCGTACTGGATGGCACCCGAAGTGCTGCGTGGGGAGATCTACAATGAGAAG GCCGATGTGTTTGCATATGGCATCATCCTGTGCGAGACCATCGCTCGTGTCCCAGCTGACCCCGACTACCTGCCCCGCACTGAG GATTTTGGTCTGGACATCACCACTTTCCGCACCATGGTGGGAATTGACTGCCCAGCGGCCTTCCTCCAGCTGGCttttcactgctgcagt ATGGAGCCCACCTCCCGCCCCTCATTCCTGGAAATCACGCAGTGCCTGGAGAGcatcctgcagcaccagctgggcACCGAGGGTGCCAGGGCCACGCTGTTTGGCATCGGGGAGAGCCTGCCTGCATCTGGAACCACAGCCACACTCACTG GGGTGGCCAGGAGGTCAGCCAGCCACAACGAGCAGTCGCCCCTACGtgagctggggacacagcacctGCAGCCGGACCAGCGCCTGTCCCGCAGCCAGTCTGACATGTTCCCTCCCAAGTCACCTGCCTTGCTGTGGCCGCTGGAGCCTTACAGCGGGGCCAGGTCCAAGGAGACATCCCTTCGTGTCAACCCCTTCTCCCAGCGTGAGGACCTGAAGGGGGGGAAGATAAAGCTCTTTGATACACCGAGCAAGTCAGTCATCTCGCTCACCTTCGACCTGCCACCCCCCGCCCCGCTGGAGCTCGGCAACCCTGTGACGCCTGAGCCCGCCATGGAGGTGCAGTGTGACTTCTCAGCACCCACCACCAGCCCCCGCAAGTGCCACTCTCTGCCCTCCTCTCCCGAGCTGCCCCACCGGGGGGGCCTGGAGCTGGGCGTGGGGTCCTCTCAGCCCCCTGATGACCCCCAGCCCCCcaccctccttcctcccccagcatGGGGAGGAGCCTCCAcccccagctgcagggcagaggagcagatggACTGTGGCCCAGACAGCTCTGAGCCACCGAAGCCCACCTCGCTCCCCCTCAACAGCAACTTCATCCGCACTGCATCCTCGGGCACGCGGCCCTGGCAGCCGGACGTGCGAGCCCCCAACAGGCTCCTCATCAACAACAACCACGTGATGGTCAGCAAACCTCTGGCCTGGGGCAGTGGGCTGGAGCACGGCTTCTCTGAGCTCAGTATCTCCTGTGCAGCAGCGCTGGAGCGGACGGAGCGCTCGGCCATgctgcctgggcacagctctggggccatgctggagcaggacGAAGTGCTGCCCTGCCCCGGCTGCTGCCTGAGTCCCTTCAGCTTCAGCTTTGCCTCCATCTGCCACCGGCCAGCGCCCAGCCCGCCCCGCTACCAGAACCTCAACTGCGAGGCCAAAAGCCTCATCTGCCATGATCGGGGCCAACACCAGAAGGCTCCAGGGCCAGTGctggctgagcccagcctgAAGCTGCCAGAGGCACAGTCCTAG